The following are from one region of the Takifugu rubripes chromosome 16, fTakRub1.2, whole genome shotgun sequence genome:
- the col10a1b gene encoding collagen alpha-1(X) chain has protein sequence MVSLQKMNLRTGILLLLALAKATAERYYDEKSSYSVKSSGPVGPPGPPGLPGPMGPSGPPGKSGSGYPGPQGPPGPPGQPGYSYPGKPGAPGGSGKPGSPGLPGERAAPGAPGPMGPRGAPGTPGIPGAPGSPSVGKPGPQGIPGAMGPMGRPGLKGHPGIPGLPGSKGEKGIGIPGAQGPPGPIGPMGPSGTPGKPGIGKTGATGYPGEPGRPGTPGRDGIPGPMGLPGPKGHPGAPGIGAQGNPGQNGSPGVPGPMGPKGAQGQTGFPGSPGTPGVGKMGEPGLPGSRGAPGTPGTTGLKGEPGSAGFFGQPGPRGLPGPAGPLGSRGLPGEIGQPGPKGESGRVGAPGPTGPKGEQGAQGLPGKPGTSGAVGLPGIPGHPGPQGQKGQQGHAGTPGPSGANGAPGPKGHTGLPGAPGKGGENGRPGPMGPVGPQGPAGSQGFKGHPGLPGPPGQPGITGKGFVGPQGPPGIPGARGQDGFPGTEGPPGPPGPPGEIFYAKGKSTPEKAHGALMTQMKVQLSAFSAVLTRPYPPARQPIQFSQVLYNGENHYDPYSGIFSCQIPGLYYFSYHMHVNGGNALVALYKNDDAVLYSYDEYNRGVLDQMSGSSVLMLHPGDRVYIQAPDSDNNGIFADHNVHCSFSGFLIASM, from the coding sequence GTCCGGTAGGTCCCCCAGGGCCTCCTGGTCTGCCAGGACCAATGGGGCCATCTGGACCCCCTGGAAAGAGTGGTAGTGGATATCCTGGACCACAAGGCCCACCAGGACCTCCTGGGCAACCTGGTTACAGTTATCCAGGTAAACCCGGTGCCCCAGGTGGTTCTGGAAAACCTGGTAGTCCAGGTCTCCCAGGTGAGAGAGCAGCACCTGGTGCTCCTGGTCCAATGGGTCCCAGGGGTGCACCTGGTACACCTGGAATACCCGGAGCTCCTGGGAGTCCTTCAGTTGGAAAACCTGGACCACAAGGTATTCCTGGGGCAATGGGACCAATGGGACGGCCTGGTCTGAAGGGACATCCTGGTATTCCTGGTCTTCCTGGCAGCAAAGGGGAGAAAGGCATTGGCATTCCTGGAGCTCAAGGACCACCTGGCCCAATTGGTCCAATGGGCCCATCTGGTACGCCAGGAAAACCTGGTATCGGTAAAACTGGTGCCACAGGCTATCCTGGGGAACCTGGCAGGCCTGGTACGCCAGGAAGAGATGGTATCCCTGGACCAATGGGGTTGCCAGGACCAAAGGgtcatccaggagctccaggcATAGGAGCACAAGGGAACCCTGGTCAAAATGGTTCCCCAGGTGTGCCAGGCCCTATGGGACCTAAAGGTGCTCAAGGACAAACTGGATTTCCTGGTTCTCCTGGCACTCCTGGTGTTGGTAAAATGGGTGAACCTGGCCTACCTGGAAGTAGAGGAGCCCCTGGTACACCAGGCACCACTGGTCTGAAAGGCGAGCCAGGCTCAGCTGGCTTCTTTGGTCAGCCAGGGCCTCGTGGTTTACCTGGCCCAGCTGGTCCCCTAGGTTCTCGAGGGCTTCCCGGTGAGATAGGCCAACCAGGACCCAAAGGGGAATCTGGTAGGGTAGGTGCCCCTGGGCCAACTGGACCCAAAGGAGAGCAGGGTGCTCAAGGCTTACCTGGAAAACCAGGTACTTCTGGGGCAGTAGGTCTTCCAGGAATTCCAGGCCATCCTGGTCCCCAGGGTCAAAAGGGACAGCAGGGTCATGCTGGTACACCTGGTCCTTCAGGTGCAAATGGTGCTCCAGGACCAAAAGGGCACACAGGGCTGCCAGGAGCCCCAGGAAAGGGTGGTGAGAATGGTAGGCCAGGGCCCATGGGACCTGTTGGCCCACAAGGCCCAGCAGGTTCACAAGGATTCAAGGGCCACCCAGGTCTTCCAGGCCCACCTGGTCAACCTGGCATCACAGGAAAGGGATTTGTTGGTCCTCAGGGGCCACCTGGAATACCAGGTGCTAGAGGTCAAGATGGATTCCCAGGTACAGAAGGACCACCTGGTCCACCAGGTCCACCAGGTGAAATTTTTTACGCCAAGGGAAAAAGCACACCAGAGAAGGCCCATGGCGCGTTGATGACACAGATGAAGGTCCAGTTGTCAGCATTTAGTGCTGTACTGACTAGACCCTACCCTCCAGCCAGACAACCCATTCAGTTCAGCCAGGTTCTGTACAATGGGGAAAACCATTATGACCCCTACAGTGGTATTTTCAGCTGCCAGATCCCAGGCCTTTATTATTTCAGCTATCATATGCATGTCAATGGAGGCAATGCACTGGTGGCCCTCTACAAAAATGATGACGCAGTTCTCTACAGCTATGATGAGTACAACAGAGGTGTACTGGACCAGATGTCAGGAAGTTCTGTGCTTATGCTGCATCCTGGGGACAGAGTCTATATCCAGGCCCCCGACAGTGACAATAATGGCATATTTGCAGACCATAATGTCCACTGTTCTTTCTCTGGATTTTTGATTGCTTCAATGTGA